A part of Lacibacter sp. H407 genomic DNA contains:
- a CDS encoding phosphoribosylpyrophosphate synthetase encodes MHNYDTVTEAISDLKARGYTLDFNLQVNALQCFNPDLNLEPEEFEIKETYRFEGATNPSDEEIVYAIESKDGHKGVFVNGYGPSADAVGAEMMKKLVDHSNE; translated from the coding sequence ATGCACAACTACGATACTGTAACAGAAGCGATCAGCGACTTAAAAGCAAGAGGCTATACACTCGATTTTAATTTGCAGGTAAATGCACTGCAATGTTTCAACCCAGATCTGAATCTTGAACCGGAAGAATTTGAGATCAAAGAGACCTACCGGTTTGAAGGCGCTACCAATCCTTCAGATGAAGAGATCGTTTATGCCATTGAATCAAAAGATGGACACAAAGGTGTATTTGTAAATGGCTACGGCCCATCGGCTGATGCAGTGGGAGCAGAGATGATGAAAAAACTCGTGGATCATAGTAATGAGTGA
- a CDS encoding cupin domain-containing protein: protein MQSINMAGDNGELEKGKPHIVVEIIDYVPNAVVSKTIIRKTTGNVTALSFDQGEEQGEKITPFDTFVQIIDGKAEITIENNKHELHLGTGIVIPAHKLHYINAFEKFKMISTVIKSGYEDITPNYSM, encoded by the coding sequence ATGCAAAGTATAAATATGGCAGGAGATAACGGAGAACTGGAAAAAGGAAAGCCGCATATCGTGGTTGAAATTATCGACTACGTTCCAAACGCTGTTGTCAGCAAAACGATCATTCGCAAAACAACGGGCAATGTAACAGCACTATCCTTTGATCAGGGTGAAGAACAAGGCGAAAAAATTACACCTTTCGATACGTTTGTTCAGATCATTGATGGCAAAGCTGAGATCACCATCGAAAACAATAAACATGAACTGCATTTGGGAACAGGCATTGTGATTCCTGCTCATAAATTACACTACATTAATGCATTTGAAAAATTCAAAATGATTTCCACTGTTATTAAAAGCGGTTACGAAGACATTACGCCGAACTATTCCATGTAA
- a CDS encoding SIMPL domain-containing protein has translation MKNYIGAAIIGIAIIAGLWIVGNAYKYKFKSTETITVTGLAEIDFSSDLIVWSGSFNRYGFELKTAYATLKQDEAAIKAYLNGRGIPDSNIVFSSVNISKNYQRRYDDKGNEISVEFSGYTLTGKVRVESKDIVKVEKLSREITELLEKGIELNSNVPEYYYTKLNEIKIDLLAKASEDAKTRAETIAKNSGGSLGGIKKATMGVFLITGKNANEDYSYGGAFNTSSKEKTASITLKVDYLAD, from the coding sequence ATGAAAAATTACATTGGAGCAGCCATCATCGGTATTGCCATTATTGCCGGACTCTGGATCGTTGGGAATGCTTATAAATACAAATTTAAATCAACTGAAACAATTACAGTTACAGGATTGGCCGAAATTGATTTCAGCAGCGATCTTATTGTGTGGAGCGGATCTTTTAACCGTTATGGATTTGAACTCAAAACAGCGTATGCTACGTTGAAACAGGACGAAGCAGCTATCAAAGCCTATCTCAACGGTCGTGGTATACCCGATAGCAATATTGTTTTCTCCTCCGTGAACATCAGTAAAAATTATCAACGCCGGTACGATGATAAAGGCAATGAAATAAGTGTTGAGTTCTCCGGCTATACACTTACCGGTAAAGTACGGGTTGAATCAAAAGACATTGTAAAAGTTGAAAAGCTTTCACGTGAAATAACGGAGTTGTTAGAAAAGGGAATTGAATTAAACTCCAACGTGCCCGAGTATTATTATACCAAACTCAATGAAATAAAGATCGATTTGTTGGCCAAGGCCAGTGAAGATGCAAAAACAAGAGCCGAAACCATTGCAAAAAACAGCGGCGGTTCATTAGGCGGAATAAAAAAAGCAACGATGGGCGTTTTCCTGATCACCGGTAAAAATGCAAACGAAGATTACAGCTATGGCGGTGCGTTCAATACATCCAGCAAAGAAAAAACAGCGTCGATCACATTGAAAGTTGATTATTTGGCCGATTGA
- a CDS encoding PrsW family intramembrane metalloprotease: protein MLLLALSIAPGIAISLYIFLKDRFNREPHLNLLVCFFLGCLSVIPAIIVQLLTTKPVERFMGEGIFYTAVFAYLIVGLSEEWSKYIMLRSYAFPKKSFDEPFDGIVYSVMVGMGFATVENIGYVMQHGLGTAILRMFLSVPAHATFAIIMGYYAGKAKFKPEKRKFYLFTGIFWAAFFHGTYDFFLFLQGNTTINQYLSDGLLFMGAVVSFIVAIWLSRKAIKEHRDTSEQLFSVRNQSAK from the coding sequence ATGCTGCTACTCGCTCTTTCCATAGCTCCCGGTATCGCCATCAGTTTATATATTTTTTTGAAAGACCGGTTTAACCGTGAACCGCATCTCAACCTATTGGTTTGCTTTTTTCTTGGCTGCCTCAGTGTAATTCCGGCTATCATCGTTCAACTATTAACGACAAAACCTGTTGAACGGTTCATGGGCGAAGGCATTTTCTATACGGCTGTGTTTGCTTATTTGATCGTAGGACTGAGTGAAGAATGGAGTAAGTACATTATGCTTCGCTCTTATGCATTTCCAAAAAAGAGTTTTGATGAACCGTTTGATGGTATTGTGTATAGTGTGATGGTTGGGATGGGGTTTGCAACTGTTGAAAACATCGGCTATGTAATGCAGCATGGATTGGGCACTGCTATCCTACGAATGTTTTTGAGTGTACCTGCACATGCAACGTTTGCCATCATCATGGGCTATTATGCCGGGAAAGCAAAGTTCAAACCGGAGAAGCGGAAATTCTATTTGTTTACAGGTATTTTCTGGGCCGCTTTTTTTCACGGCACCTACGATTTCTTTTTATTTCTGCAAGGCAACACAACGATCAATCAATACCTCAGCGATGGACTGTTGTTTATGGGAGCTGTTGTATCGTTTATTGTGGCGATTTGGCTATCGAGAAAAGCGATCAAGGAACATCGTGACACGTCCGAGCAATTATTTTCAGTGAGAAATCAATCGGCCAAATAA
- the nagB gene encoding glucosamine-6-phosphate deaminase: MAKKAASIDLIDSFERIPTRIFENAKEGSAFAAQQIANLIREKQAANQPCVLGLATGSTPKSLYAELVRLHREEGLSFKNVIAFNLDEYYPIERDAIQSYHRFMKQQLFDKIDIDQSNCHIPDGTTAKETIKQHCAAYEQKIADVGGVDLQILGIGINGHIGFNEPGSSVFTKTRLTTLTNSTRLANSYEFANISAVPRLAITMGIGTILKAKKIILMAWGPTKAPVIQQSVEGDDTEHVPASLLQNHDDVMFVIDEMAAAELTRYKSPWLTGECEWTEKMIKKAVVNMSLKLGKPVLSLTNTDYNEFGLGDLLVEKGDAYEINLQVYYMLRDSITGWPGGKPNAVIPNHPERSTPYPKKVILFSPHPDDDIISMGGTFQRLHDQGHEVHVAYQTSGNIAVTDEFVTRFMDFAVGFEDMVGSDASKSRSILAEARGYLENKKSNQVDTAEIRAIKGLIRRCEAAATCRYVGLKEGQWHFQNLPFYETGTVEKNPMGEEDVELTVALLRKIKPQQVYCAGDFADPHGTHLVCFNVVLESLRRIKADGDEWINDCWLWLYKGAWQEWNMEEIEMAIPMSPEQVMKKRFGIFIHQSQKDMVPFQGSDSREFWQRAEERNAATADLYGKLGLTQYAAMEAFVRWHY, from the coding sequence ATGGCTAAGAAGGCTGCTTCCATCGATTTAATTGATAGTTTTGAGCGAATCCCAACCCGCATTTTCGAAAATGCAAAAGAAGGTTCAGCCTTTGCAGCACAGCAAATTGCCAATCTGATTCGTGAAAAGCAGGCAGCCAATCAACCTTGTGTGTTGGGACTGGCAACAGGTTCAACGCCTAAATCGTTGTATGCGGAATTAGTGCGGTTGCATCGGGAAGAAGGCTTGAGTTTTAAAAATGTAATTGCGTTTAACCTCGATGAATATTATCCAATTGAGCGGGATGCCATCCAAAGTTATCATCGCTTTATGAAGCAGCAGTTGTTTGATAAAATTGATATTGATCAAAGCAACTGTCATATACCCGATGGTACTACAGCAAAAGAAACCATCAAACAACATTGTGCTGCTTACGAACAAAAAATTGCGGATGTAGGTGGTGTTGATCTGCAAATACTCGGCATTGGCATTAACGGACATATCGGCTTTAACGAACCCGGCTCCAGCGTTTTTACTAAAACAAGATTAACTACACTTACTAATTCTACCCGTCTTGCCAACAGTTATGAATTTGCAAACATTAGTGCAGTGCCAAGGCTTGCTATCACGATGGGCATTGGTACAATTCTGAAAGCAAAGAAAATTATACTCATGGCGTGGGGGCCAACCAAAGCACCGGTTATTCAGCAATCGGTTGAAGGCGATGATACAGAACATGTGCCGGCATCGTTGTTACAGAATCACGATGATGTGATGTTTGTAATTGATGAAATGGCTGCGGCTGAGCTTACCCGTTATAAAAGTCCATGGCTCACAGGTGAGTGTGAATGGACGGAAAAGATGATCAAAAAAGCGGTGGTGAATATGTCGCTGAAATTAGGAAAGCCGGTGTTGAGCTTAACTAATACCGATTACAATGAGTTTGGTTTGGGCGATCTGTTGGTTGAAAAAGGCGATGCGTACGAAATTAATCTGCAGGTATATTATATGTTGCGGGACAGTATCACAGGATGGCCCGGTGGTAAACCCAATGCGGTAATTCCAAATCATCCGGAACGCAGTACTCCATATCCCAAAAAAGTAATTCTGTTTTCACCGCATCCCGATGATGATATTATTTCGATGGGGGGAACCTTTCAACGTTTACACGATCAGGGACATGAAGTGCATGTGGCCTATCAAACAAGCGGAAACATTGCAGTTACCGATGAGTTTGTAACACGCTTTATGGATTTTGCTGTAGGCTTTGAAGATATGGTGGGATCGGATGCATCCAAATCAAGAAGTATATTGGCGGAAGCAAGAGGCTATCTGGAAAATAAAAAATCGAATCAGGTTGATACAGCTGAGATACGTGCTATTAAAGGATTGATCAGGCGTTGCGAAGCTGCGGCTACCTGTCGTTATGTTGGATTAAAAGAAGGACAATGGCATTTTCAAAATCTTCCGTTTTATGAAACCGGAACAGTTGAAAAAAATCCAATGGGCGAAGAAGATGTAGAACTCACTGTTGCATTACTTCGAAAAATAAAACCACAACAAGTGTATTGTGCCGGCGATTTTGCTGATCCGCACGGGACGCATTTGGTTTGTTTCAACGTAGTGCTTGAATCGCTGCGCAGAATAAAAGCAGATGGTGATGAATGGATCAACGATTGCTGGTTGTGGTTATACAAAGGAGCGTGGCAGGAGTGGAACATGGAAGAAATTGAAATGGCCATCCCAATGAGTCCAGAGCAAGTGATGAAAAAACGCTTTGGTATTTTTATTCATCAATCACAAAAAGATATGGTGCCGTTCCAGGGTAGCGATAGCCGTGAGTTCTGGCAACGTGCCGAAGAACGCAATGCTGCTACCGCCGATCTGTATGGTAAACTCGGCCTTACTCAATATGCAGCCATGGAAGCATTTGTTCGCTGGCATTATTAA
- a CDS encoding LVIVD repeat-containing protein, producing the protein MYKNKLTIIYLVVVSVLFLHCSKESNNSFAGGGQTGQGGSLARFAVVGNYMYAVDKENLRVFSLVNAASPQLIKTTKVGFEIETIYPFKDKLFIGSTSVVHIFSIANPENPEKLSQAVSPTVLRRCDPVVAKDTVAYATLRVNAECGGVQSILAVYDVKDILNPIQRKALFVSEPYGLGYKDNVLYVCDRQVGLRVYDISNAYDPVQIKVVNNGNWFIDVIPYNNVLICWTQTGSTLYDITDNRNPVLLASIQ; encoded by the coding sequence ATGTACAAGAATAAACTCACTATTATTTATCTCGTAGTTGTATCCGTTTTATTTCTTCATTGCTCGAAAGAAAGTAATAATTCATTTGCAGGCGGAGGTCAAACAGGGCAGGGCGGTTCGCTGGCCCGTTTTGCAGTGGTCGGCAATTATATGTATGCAGTTGATAAGGAAAACCTGCGTGTGTTCTCTTTAGTGAATGCAGCTTCTCCGCAACTCATCAAAACAACCAAAGTAGGTTTTGAAATTGAAACGATCTATCCTTTCAAAGACAAATTGTTTATTGGCAGCACCAGTGTTGTGCATATATTTTCAATTGCCAATCCGGAGAATCCGGAAAAGTTAAGCCAGGCTGTTTCGCCAACTGTTCTTCGTCGTTGTGATCCTGTTGTTGCAAAAGATACGGTAGCCTATGCCACACTGCGAGTAAATGCTGAATGTGGTGGTGTACAAAGTATCCTTGCCGTTTATGATGTAAAAGATATTTTAAATCCCATTCAACGGAAGGCACTTTTTGTAAGTGAACCTTACGGCTTGGGTTATAAAGACAATGTACTGTATGTGTGCGACCGGCAAGTGGGTTTGCGTGTGTACGATATTTCGAATGCATACGATCCTGTGCAGATCAAGGTGGTCAATAACGGCAATTGGTTTATAGATGTGATACCGTACAACAATGTATTGATCTGCTGGACACAAACCGGTTCCACCCTTTACGATATTACCGATAACCGTAACCCTGTTCTTTTAGCTTCTATCCAATAA
- a CDS encoding DUF1398 domain-containing protein, protein MFTLEQIKTAHSKVKSGADFPAYINDIKQLGVTGYETFVTDGHTDYYGTNDFKISTVARYNTLAISENPNPEQFQLDLKAHQQGKTDYPTFCNDCAASGIEKWTVRMDKMTCTYYDRAGKEILTEVIPAP, encoded by the coding sequence ATGTTTACATTAGAACAAATCAAAACAGCTCATAGCAAAGTAAAATCAGGTGCAGATTTTCCTGCATACATCAACGACATTAAACAGTTGGGTGTAACGGGTTACGAAACATTTGTTACGGACGGACATACAGACTACTACGGCACGAATGATTTTAAAATTTCAACAGTTGCCAGGTATAACACGTTGGCAATTTCAGAAAATCCAAACCCTGAACAATTCCAACTGGACCTGAAAGCACACCAGCAAGGAAAAACAGATTATCCAACTTTTTGCAATGACTGTGCTGCATCAGGAATTGAAAAATGGACTGTACGTATGGATAAAATGACCTGTACGTATTACGACAGAGCAGGTAAGGAAATTCTAACAGAAGTTATACCGGCGCCGTAG
- a CDS encoding Lrp/AsnC family transcriptional regulator yields the protein MAKATKTEQITKEPVTLDKTDLSILRLLQQNARMTVKEIADKVHLSTTPVHERIKWLERSGVIKQYAALIDHAKVKKGLMVICYVSLKEHSKNAGTKFIKHINELPEVIECYNISGEFDFMLKVVAENMDDYYNFHVNKLSQSENIGNVQSVFVMGVLKQTHVMV from the coding sequence ATGGCAAAAGCAACGAAAACAGAACAAATCACTAAAGAACCGGTTACACTCGATAAAACCGACCTCAGTATTCTCCGCCTCCTGCAACAAAATGCACGCATGACGGTGAAGGAAATTGCAGATAAAGTTCACCTGAGCACCACACCTGTGCATGAACGCATCAAGTGGCTCGAAAGGAGTGGAGTGATCAAACAATACGCAGCGTTGATCGATCATGCAAAAGTAAAGAAGGGATTGATGGTGATCTGTTATGTGTCATTAAAAGAACACAGCAAAAATGCAGGCACGAAATTTATTAAACATATTAATGAACTGCCTGAAGTGATCGAGTGCTACAATATATCAGGTGAGTTTGATTTTATGTTGAAAGTGGTGGCGGAGAACATGGATGATTATTATAACTTTCATGTAAATAAACTGAGCCAAAGCGAAAACATCGGCAATGTGCAGAGTGTGTTTGTGATGGGTGTGTTAAAGCAGACACATGTGATGGTGTAG
- a CDS encoding alpha/beta hydrolase yields MFFLFFSLQTNGQTVQLFNHISNEVLTIPSKVLNQERQIYIHVPKQDSAKPDKTFPVLYLLDGENHFHILSAYIDYLSHFEIIPPIMVVGIISKDRRKDLTPTKSILDYSGEVDSTYKTSGGNEPFFQFLQSELIPYIEKKYKVEPYKIFAGHSFGGITSINCMFTRPDMFNAYIAISPSLWWDNKYTLKLAENKLKKSGYLNKKIFYSAGDEGINEPNSFHTDILKFDSLLINNAPKGLSYKYKSYPEESHMSVPIVAYYDALRFIYQDWQPPVKK; encoded by the coding sequence TTGTTTTTTTTGTTTTTCTCTTTGCAAACAAATGGGCAAACTGTTCAGTTATTTAATCACATATCTAATGAAGTACTCACAATACCCTCCAAAGTTTTAAATCAGGAACGTCAAATTTATATACATGTTCCAAAACAGGATTCTGCAAAGCCAGACAAAACTTTTCCCGTGCTGTATTTATTGGATGGAGAAAATCATTTTCATATACTTTCTGCATACATTGACTACTTAAGCCATTTTGAAATAATCCCGCCGATCATGGTAGTCGGTATTATCAGTAAAGACCGAAGAAAAGATCTTACACCTACTAAAAGCATACTTGATTATTCCGGAGAAGTTGACTCTACTTATAAAACAAGCGGCGGCAATGAACCTTTTTTTCAGTTTCTGCAATCTGAGTTAATACCCTACATCGAAAAAAAATATAAAGTTGAACCATACAAAATATTTGCCGGTCATTCATTTGGTGGTATTACATCAATCAATTGTATGTTTACCCGCCCTGATATGTTTAATGCCTATATAGCCATAAGTCCGTCGCTTTGGTGGGACAATAAATACACTTTAAAACTTGCAGAAAACAAACTGAAAAAATCAGGGTATCTCAACAAAAAAATTTTCTACAGCGCAGGGGATGAGGGGATCAACGAACCGAATTCGTTTCACACTGACATCTTGAAATTTGATAGTTTATTGATAAATAATGCACCGAAAGGCCTTTCATATAAATACAAAAGCTACCCGGAAGAAAGTCACATGAGTGTTCCAATAGTTGCTTATTATGATGCATTGCGATTTATTTATCAGGACTGGCAGCCTCCTGTAAAAAAATAG
- the ahcY gene encoding adenosylhomocysteinase, with product MSTLTRNTIDFDLKYKVKDITLAEWGRKEIRLAEAEMPGLMSLREEYGASQPLKGARIAGCLHMTIQTAVLIETLIALGAEVKWSSCNIFSTQDQAAAAIAAAGIGVYAWKGQSQEEADWCIEQTLFFGSPDRPLNMILDDGGDLTNIVLDNYSELVAGIKGLSEETTTGVHRLYERMAKGTLPMPAINVNDSVTKSKFDNKYGCQESLVDAIRRATDVMMAGKVAVVGGYGDVGKGSAMSLRGAGCRVIVTEIDPICALQAAMDGFEVKRMIDAVKEADIIVTASGCRDLITAEHFKAMKDKAIVCNIGHFDIEIDVAWLNQNYGNTKDTIKPQVDLYNIDGKDIILLAEGRLVNLGCATGHPSFVMSNSFSNQTLAQIELWQNHSKYENKVYVLPKHLDEKVARLHLAKVGATLDELTPAQAEYLGIPQNGPFKSELYRY from the coding sequence ATGTCAACGCTCACAAGAAACACAATTGACTTCGATCTGAAGTACAAAGTAAAAGATATCACATTGGCTGAATGGGGCCGCAAAGAAATTCGTTTGGCTGAAGCAGAAATGCCCGGCTTAATGAGTCTTCGTGAAGAATATGGTGCTTCACAACCATTGAAAGGTGCACGTATTGCAGGTTGTTTGCACATGACCATTCAAACAGCTGTGTTAATTGAAACATTGATCGCATTAGGTGCTGAAGTAAAATGGAGCTCTTGCAATATCTTCTCAACACAAGATCAGGCTGCTGCTGCAATTGCTGCTGCTGGTATTGGTGTTTATGCATGGAAAGGTCAATCACAAGAAGAAGCTGATTGGTGTATTGAGCAAACATTATTCTTTGGTTCACCTGATCGTCCGTTAAATATGATCCTTGATGATGGTGGTGATTTAACCAACATCGTATTAGATAATTATTCTGAACTCGTTGCCGGTATCAAAGGTTTGAGTGAAGAAACTACAACTGGTGTACACCGTTTGTATGAGCGTATGGCGAAAGGTACATTACCAATGCCTGCGATCAATGTAAACGATAGCGTTACAAAATCGAAGTTCGATAACAAGTATGGTTGTCAGGAAAGTTTAGTTGATGCGATCCGTCGTGCAACTGATGTAATGATGGCTGGTAAAGTAGCTGTTGTTGGTGGTTATGGTGATGTGGGTAAAGGAAGTGCTATGAGCTTACGTGGTGCAGGTTGCCGTGTAATTGTTACTGAGATCGATCCTATCTGTGCGTTGCAAGCTGCCATGGATGGCTTTGAAGTAAAGCGTATGATCGATGCAGTGAAAGAAGCTGACATTATTGTTACTGCTTCAGGTTGTCGTGATTTGATCACTGCTGAACATTTCAAAGCAATGAAAGACAAAGCAATTGTTTGTAACATTGGCCACTTTGATATTGAAATTGATGTTGCATGGTTGAACCAAAACTATGGCAACACAAAAGATACCATTAAACCACAGGTTGATCTTTATAACATCGATGGTAAAGATATCATCCTGTTAGCTGAAGGTCGTTTGGTAAACTTAGGTTGTGCAACAGGTCACCCATCATTTGTGATGAGTAACTCTTTCAGCAACCAAACATTAGCACAGATTGAATTGTGGCAGAACCACAGCAAGTACGAAAACAAAGTGTACGTTCTTCCAAAACACCTGGATGAGAAAGTTGCACGTTTACACCTTGCAAAAGTTGGTGCTACATTGGATGAATTAACACCGGCACAAGCTGAGTACTTAGGTATTCCGCAGAATGGTCCGTTTAAATCTGAATTGTATCGTTATTAA
- a CDS encoding twin-arginine translocation signal domain-containing protein, which translates to MKKNELEQKTARREFLGAVAAGAAALGLAALPISANASPFESTENAGIDETNPDEWFKQIKGKHRMVFDATQPHEIYPFAWPKVFLMTNEATGTGAKDCSVVVVLRHTAIGYAMEDKLWEKYKLGELFKANDPKTGKAATRNPFWQPKADDFVIPGIGPVPLGINDLQKDGVMFCYCQAAFTVYSAAAANMMKTDVEAIRKEWLAGMLPNIQPVPSGVWALGRAQEHGCGYIFAG; encoded by the coding sequence ATGAAAAAAAATGAACTGGAACAGAAAACTGCACGGCGGGAATTTTTGGGTGCAGTAGCGGCCGGTGCTGCGGCTTTAGGTTTAGCAGCCTTGCCAATTTCAGCGAATGCGTCCCCTTTTGAATCAACTGAAAACGCAGGGATCGATGAAACAAATCCTGATGAATGGTTCAAACAAATAAAAGGAAAACACCGGATGGTATTTGATGCCACACAGCCACATGAAATTTATCCTTTTGCATGGCCGAAAGTTTTTCTGATGACGAATGAAGCAACCGGAACCGGTGCAAAAGACTGCAGCGTGGTGGTGGTCCTTCGGCATACAGCTATCGGTTATGCGATGGAAGACAAACTGTGGGAAAAATACAAACTGGGTGAGCTGTTTAAAGCCAACGATCCAAAAACAGGTAAGGCGGCTACACGTAATCCGTTCTGGCAACCCAAGGCAGATGATTTTGTGATTCCCGGTATTGGGCCTGTGCCGCTGGGCATCAACGATCTGCAGAAAGATGGTGTGATGTTTTGCTATTGTCAGGCAGCATTTACAGTTTACTCCGCTGCTGCTGCTAATATGATGAAGACGGATGTGGAAGCAATTCGTAAAGAATGGCTGGCGGGCATGTTACCGAATATTCAACCCGTACCATCAGGAGTATGGGCATTGGGCCGTGCACAGGAACATGGATGCGGCTATATTTTCGCAGGCTAA
- a CDS encoding YqaE/Pmp3 family membrane protein, with protein sequence MKKQTLLFLFLALFLFQSVNVQAIVPASEKAMKENVTNAVDAFNDLSKKEKKQRLKEVKKQVNTFKQNQRQGKAADEQTILLVILAILLPPLAVYLHQNAINTKFWISLILTLLFWVPGVIYALLVVLGVV encoded by the coding sequence ATGAAAAAACAAACATTACTATTCTTGTTTTTAGCTCTCTTTTTGTTTCAATCTGTAAACGTCCAGGCAATTGTTCCGGCTTCGGAAAAAGCCATGAAAGAAAATGTAACTAATGCAGTTGATGCGTTTAACGATCTTTCAAAAAAAGAAAAGAAACAACGTTTGAAAGAAGTAAAAAAACAAGTAAACACATTCAAACAAAACCAACGTCAGGGAAAAGCTGCAGATGAGCAAACCATTTTATTGGTGATCCTTGCTATCCTGTTGCCACCATTGGCGGTTTATCTGCACCAAAATGCGATCAACACAAAATTCTGGATCAGCCTTATCCTTACATTGCTGTTCTGGGTACCCGGTGTTATTTATGCGCTGTTGGTGGTGTTAGGTGTTGTATAA